TCTTTCATTGATTTCGGGTTCTTAGTGTGTTCTGTATCTGTAAAGATCCAATCTTCTTGTTCATCATGATTATGTTCGATTCAACATTAGATTATCATCTTACGTGTTCTTCCCCTTGATAATGTATATCTTCAACATCTATTGAGTTTACAGTACAGCGATCTGGCAGAGAGAGAACGAGCTATGGTTATAGAGAAATTCAGGCAAGCAACAATCAACTGGAACCAGCAACTTAGCTCTGTAGTAGAAGAAGGTTTGGACGAGAGTGAAACTGGTAAAGAAGAGAATAAAtctcatttggttgttgtgGCCGATGTTTGTCTTCCGTTACTCTCATCTGGAGAATCTCCTCTTTCCGCACGCGTTCTTATAAACTATGAGCTTCCTACAAAGAAGGTTTGGTATTTTTGGTataagtttctttctttttggttaagaGACTTCTCTCATTTCCCTTTCGttgtttgttacaaaaacaTGTTTCAGGAAACATATTCAAGGCGTATAACAACTTGCTTAGCTCCAGgttctttttctcaaaacaaactACTTTTGTTACTTATCAACAATGGCATTTTAACATTTGATGCTTTCTCTTTAGGTGGTATTGTCATAAACATGGTTGTTGGAGGTGAAGTCACGACTCTCAAAAGCCTCGAAGAA
The sequence above is a segment of the Camelina sativa cultivar DH55 chromosome 10, Cs, whole genome shotgun sequence genome. Coding sequences within it:
- the LOC104716416 gene encoding eukaryotic initiation factor 4A-I: MESMEAAPSPPFQSPSRSSQQQLHFYLAVDRPQFKMETVVELLGVLGRRTWLPIVVCCSSRDELDALCSSLSTLPYISLAALYSDLAERERAMVIEKFRQATINWNQQLSSVVEEGLDESETGKEENKSHLVVVADVCLPLLSSGESPLSARVLINYELPTKKETYSRRITTCLAPGGIVINMVVGGEVTTLKSLEESSGIIIAEMPINISEIL